The nucleotide window agaataaatcttttgttttcctttgctttcatgCACAGCCTTTACTTACGCTTTATTAAGCTGCCTTTTTTGAGTTTTTCCCATCCTGTTTTCTCCCCTGCCTTGTCCTGCTGAAGAGGGGGGGGATAGAGTGGCTTGGAAGGCGCCTGGTGTCCAGCCAAGGTGTACTACCAGAAAGAGAGTATTGCAAGAAACAAACCTGGATTTGATAGAATATCAGGATGAGGGCAGAATAATATCATTGGCATTTAGAAGCCTAGTTTTGTGCTGTTTTGAACATGGCAGTTGAAACCACATGCTGTGTGTGACCTAGGATGGAGCTAAGCACCCTTTacctgaagaaattcttcagtgAAGCATTCTTTCCCCTTAGGTCCATTTGCTTTTGGTGGCTTCCATTGGCATAGGGGAGAAAAATTACTTGCTCCATACAAGTTTCAGGCTGTATCCATGTGGCAGACTGTACTATAACCAGATTTTACAGAGATAGTTTCAGCACTGGAAACaaactggcagtgctgggctgcagtcTGCTCTGTCTCCCGGATAATGGACCTGTCAGTCACGAACTTCTCTCAGGTTTTTGCAAGCCTTTTGAAGAGTTGGGAATCATGAGCATAGCTTACATGAGTCCTGCTTGTCTGTTGAAAATGCAAGACAGCTGTAATCAGTGTTCTCATGGTGCAGGTAAAGCACCAAGCTGTAATACTCTATACTGCCTGTTGCCTTACAAAGCCTCCCTTTTTTGTTCTGCAGCTCAAACCAAGAGATTCAGACATATGCCATTGCCTTGATCAATGCCCTCTTCCTGAAGGCACCTGAGGACAAGAGACAGGTTTGTTCTTGCCTTTTGACTTTAAACCTGAATAATGGTTGCTGCCTGGCTGTTTATGCCTCAGAAATCATATTGTCTGGGCAAGGTAGACCTCAGACCTTGCCAAGAACTTGAGTGGCTGTTTCAGTACGgcaacagaggagaaaaagtaCCATCCCATTAATGATGTGTCCTGGAGCACACATCTATATTTAGGAGATGCTCAGAAAGGATTCTGAAAGACCTTCAGAGACAGAAAGTAATCCTCCAGACAGCATGGGAAGTTTTTTTAAGTTAATTATGTATGGGAGAGGTAGGCTGGGTAGACTCCTTGGGGCTGtatgtacttaaaaaaaaaaacaccccaccTCTTTCTCCCCCAAAAAGGGACCTTTCTTAAGTCATAGGGGGATATTCCTGCTGGCAAATGTGAGAAATGAAACACTGTCCTGCTCTGAGGAAACTCCCAAGATCTCAGCTACCTGTAAGATGTGCATATGTGTGTATTGTGTAGCTTTGCTGTGTTAAGTCTTTCTTCTCTAGTGCCCTGTTTGTTGCCTTATTCCTGGACTCCAAGCTAAATCCTGTCTGCTTctctttgtgcctttttttgctttctgccaGCAGGACAAGCTGCTTAACCCACTAGACCTGCCCATCACTGTAAGTAACTCAAGCCTGGGGGCTGGTCATGTAGGGGAACTAGGCATGTTAGCTTTTCTCTAGCTATGCCTCCTTGTATCCCAGGGATGATGCCCACAGGCCTCAGAGAGTGGATGAACCTAGGGAGAAGGGCGGGAGGACTCCTGGGGATGCACTCAGACTGTGGAGGGGAGAAGAATCAGTAGCAGGAGAAACCCCGAATGACTTATTGTGCACACAAGGTCATACAGATGGTCATAAAAGGAAACTGATACTGCAAGACTGACCAGGTGAACCAATTGTAGAACTGGAACCAGTCCTTTAGCAATCTGAATCTCCTTAAACTTATTGCAGCATGAGTTTATACCCCAAATCTCACTTGTGTTAATGACAGTTTCATATCCAGCTGCATCCTTCTAAAGATAGAGCTGTTTGTCTGTGAAGAGCAGTCACGAAACTTGATGCTGACTTGGGAATAGAGCATAAATTCTGCCTAATTTGACTTCTCCCTTATGAGAATTGTAgtgtaagaatatttttttccctgtactAACTCCAGGGAAGTCATCACTCTTGTTAATAGGTTGATTTGGAACTTTCTGTATTGAGATACTGGTAcgttttttggttttctgcatGGCACAGAGAATGTTCCACTTTTTTTGAGGATGCAGCGCCTTCAGAGTGGAAACTGCCATCTCAGTAAATGTTACATAATTTCTAAACTTAATGGATATGCTTAAtacatgaaaataagaaaaattatactCCTCTGTTGGTAATTCAGCAAAGATAGTAGACTTCATAGCAAACAAAATTTCAAGGgatctttcatttgttttcccctcccttgaACACAATCCAAATGACCACAGAAGGTCATGAAGTTGATAAGGGACTTGGAGTATCTTCTGTACGAATGGAGCCTGAGAGATTTGGGATTGCTTAGCCTCAAGAAGAGAAGGTTCAGGGAGGTCTTATGTGTTTAAATATCTGatggaagagaataaaaaagagGGAGCCTGACTTCTCTCAGTTGTGCCTACTGACAGGACAGGACGCCGTGGGCACAGCTTAAAACCCAGGAAATTCTACATGAACACGTGCACAGACACACAACATAAATATGAgagtggtcaaacactggaacaggttacccagagagaTTATGGAGTTTCATCTGTGGAGATACTAAAAACCTGGCTGGACAGTCCTGGGCAACCAGATCTGTCTGATGTTGCTTGAATCAGcagagttggactagatgatctcaaGACATTTCTTTCAGCATAAATCATTCTGTGTTCTGTGACCATCAAGCAGCACAGTGGGCCTTAGAGATCCCTTAGCAGTGGTTAGACTGTGTGTGTACTCATGCTTCTTTCTATGCTGTTTAGAATTGTTTAATTGTCTTTGTCCTTCCCACTTCTTATCTGCTTCAGTCACCTGTTAACTCCATCCCATGTACAAACCAATTCCTTCAGAGAAAGGATTCTTTGTGTCGCATGCATGAGCAAATCCTAACAACAGAGCCATGTCCTATTCTCAGTGCTACATCTCACAAATAGTAGTAGAAAATAATGACTCAGAGGGCAGTGTGTTCTCTCTGAAAACACCTCCTACTTCATCTAGATGCTCCTTAGATACCTTCCACTCAAGCACTGACTCACTTTGGTTGTAACATGAGTGCTGCTGAACTCACAGCCATTACGGCTTGGCTGTCAGTCACTGTCTTGGTTTAGGAGGTTTCTGTCTGGATCAAAACTCATAACAGGGACTTGGAACAAGGTTAATGCACACATTTTACCAGACTTCTTACTCTGTCAAGAGTGATGTTGATATGAGCAGTTGAAAAGTCTTGGATTGCTCATCATGTACAGCTGATTGAGTGCAATTGTCTGAGACTCCACATCTGCTCCCAATTCTCAATCTGCACTGCACAGGAATGTGAAGAGATCTCAGACTGTCAGTTCTTTTGGACTTCTTCCAGATGATACAATGCCCAACAGATTTTTCTTATCCAAAAGAGTTTGCTTGTAGCAGCAAACTCATGGTAATATTCAACTTGACATTAGCACTTGTGCCATTCTCCTAGCAGGGGTAGTGAGGTCACTGTTACATTGGCCAGTGCATCTTCACAATTTACAAGGAAAGCAGGTGCGTGTATAATTGCTGCTGGAACTGATGGCATCTTGCATCTGCTGTGACTGTTTGTCATCATGACTTGATGTTTGGGAAACCCTCTTCACTTAGAGAAGGAAGCCATGCAGTCAAGAGGGAAAGTGGAAGCTTTCCTCTAAGCATGAAAATTACTAGCCTGTATTTTTGTAAACTGAAATGCTTCTGCAAATTGTCCTTAAGCTGACTTCTGAACATCTCTTTAGAGATggataaaggaaataaatttcaggGGGAGAGTTTTTGAGAGGGAGGAGGCCTGAAACCTGCATCTCATAGTCCTTGTTATCTTGGGTGTTTTGCCTTGGTGTAGGAAGCCATGAAATGCTAATTGGAGGAAGATCTTGTAGACAGCAGGTTTTTCCTGCACAGCCCACTGTATATCTCCTAATAGTGAAGTACCATTTGATGTCCAACATTAAGCTAAATTTGCTTCTGTGCTTTGATTTTATGCTAGTGCCTTTCTCCACACTAGTGATGTTCTGTCGGGGAGCCATCTATGAGTTGTGGTAATTTGCCATGGTAAATTGACAGTCTGTAGAAAAGCACTTCGTTGTGTGCCAATGCTGTCTCCAATTCATAGGcttccttcattttctcctttctacACGGTGTGGGCTTTCTGTTTATATTTCACTCATGTTATTTCATCTTTAAATTCCACAACAGGAAATGGCTAATGCATTTGCCCAGAAGCACCTGAGGTCTATAATCCTAAATGTAAGTATGTCTGGAATGACAGAGTGCCTCCTGATGTCCTCTCAATGAAGGTTTCACTTATGCATAGCGTAAATTCTGCTGCCCTCAGGGCACTTTCAGAAAAGGGACTCTTTCAAAGGCAAAACTTGTTCAAAAGGGAGTTATCAGgatgctgctttctgctcttaCAGAGCATTATAATTATGCTTCTGGTGGAGTATGGAGGTTAAACAACTCAATCTTCATATAGAGAGATGTACATGCAGTCTGGCATATGCCTAGGGCTAATACCTCAGCTTTTATTTGCATTCTCTTAATTTCTACCCTCTCCTTTATTTTGCAGCATGTGATCAGAGGAAACCGCCCCATTAAAACGGAAATGGCACATCAGCTCTACGTCCTACAGGTCCTGACCTTTAATCTCCTGGAAGAGAGAATGATGACCAAGATGGATCCCAATGATCAGGTCACTATTAGAGCTGAATAAGATCTGATAGAATGGAATAGACAAGGGGCCTTATTCCTGAGCTCCCTAGCACTATTTGCAGTAGATGGTACATAAAGGTTCAGACTCACCCCTCACATCACCCCTAAACCTTAGGATTAGGGTATGCTCATGACCATCCCACTGCATGCTGTGGGACTCGGAGATGTAAGTGGGCACTGAAAGTCATATATTCCTTTCTTGACCGGTGTGATGCCAGCTATCAAACCAGTTACTTTGCCTCTATGGAAGGCACATCATTTTATCCATTTCCTTGCAGTATAGGAGGAAAAGTGGGCATTTTTAAGGTGTCTACTACTCAGCTGTATTGCAGTCTTTAATGAGAAATGCCATAGCATTATCTGAATGCCTAGAAATTGCCTGTAACTAAACTTacagttaaagaaaaatgcatacaaatattttgcattacCCACTGTACTGAAACTTGCCATTTTGAAATGGACTGCCTCTTTGTGCGTAGTATTTATGACCTTTggcatctctctctgttcattTTGTGAGCTCTGAAGAGAGATGCAGGACTGTGTTATGTGAAAATACTGCTGTAGTGATTGATCACGTTACCATTTCCCTGCCTTCTGTCCTTCAGGCACAGAGAGACATCATCTTTGAGTTGAGAAGAATTGCATTTGATGCAGAGTCTGACAGCAACACTGTCCCTGGCGGTGGAACAGAGAAACGCAAAGCCATGTACACCAAGGACTACAAGATGCTGGGATTCACTGTATGTATCTAGAGAGCGACTGTAAACCTTGGGAAGGCACTCTAAGCAATCTCCATCAGAGTTGTGGGGAAATAAGGAACAGAAATAGCTGTTTCCTTTACTGTACTTCAGCATCTGAGTTTAGAGATTGTTACACTCACACTTCTGGGGAAGATCATTATGAACTTGCTGATGGGTTAAATGCCAAGTTTCATTAGGTGTTCTCTGGAGGTATTTCCTTAGCATAGGTGCATTTCCTTACTAGAGTATGAAGAACTTGGAATCAACCTCTCCTCTAGAAAGTTTGGATAGCACTGTCAGCAGGTGTCTCTTGGATAGATGTGAGGGAGTGCTTGATAGACAGGTGGTTTAAAATTCATTCAGAAAAGGTTCTCACACAATTTCTTTGAGTTAATTTGTTTGGATTCTTTCTACACactcttttcacagaatcacatcAATCCAGCCATGGATTTTACACAGACTCCTCCTGGGATGCTGGCATTGGACAACATGCTTTACTTAGCCAAATTTCATCAGGACACCTATATCAGGGTATGTAAAGCTGCTGATTTTTAGAGATGCCAACACCCCAGCAGCTCTTCTTAGTGTGTGTGGCATCCTGTTCTTGTAGATTGTTCTGGAGAACAGCAGTCGAGAAGATAAACACGAGTGTCCCTTTGGGCGCAGTGCCATTGAGCTCACCAGGATGCTCTGTGAGATCCTACAAGTTGGGGAACTCCGTAAGTACCATTTATTACCCAGCTTTACAGGTTGCTGGGCTGATGCTTCTAGAAACCAATATTCATAAGCATTTGTACCTTGATCTCACTTCTGCCATGTAAGGACAGGGGGAGCTTGGAGTTGGCACTGTTGGTGTCCCAGTGATAATACCGCTATTGAAATAAAGTAAGAAATTTTGGTGTGTGTTCAGTGGTTCTCCTGAAAAACTGATACAAGCAGAAAGCTTCAACTTCCCAGAGCTTCAGGAGGGTGCTGCATAAAAAAATTAGTCTTGAAACCATCATGTACTTGGGAAAAGTTTATTTGTTCTGACAGTCTCAGAACAGTGTTCTGAGAAAATTAACCACTGTAAGAAATTCCCCCAGAGGAAGGTGAGAAATACTGTGTTTTGGGGGACCAGGATGAAAAGGGCATGAGTCACAGAGGTTTGCATGGTGAAGTGTGGGGATAGTTGCTGTCATCGATAAACTATCTATGGGATGACAAAGTATTGAACTGTCTTAATCTCTTGGACTAAGTACTGTTGCACACCATCAGGTGTCTGTCACTGTAGTGGATTTTAGTTACTCCCAGTACCTTTTGTCCAGTATGCTTACCTGgttgtggtttgtttctttctgaagcCAATGAAGGCCGGAACGACTATCACCCCATGTTTTTCACCCATGACCGTGCATTTGAGGAGCTGTTTGCCATCTGTATCCAGCTGTTGAACAAGACCTGGAAAGAAATGAGGGCGACAGCAGAAGATTTTAATAAGGTCAGGGTGGAGAAGAGatatttttgtaaaatcttTTGTAGATCAGCACATGTTCACTCAGCCTGTACATTTGGTTAAAGAGTAAGACGCAGAAGATGTGACGGGATTGATACGGGCTGTAAAGGAGGATGACTCAACTTTTATTTGGTATGACCTGAGGTCATTCTTGGTTCTTCTGGATCTTCAAAGTCACTAGTACACGGATACTCCTGGCCCGTTATCCCATGTCAGTTCTTTGCTGCCACTGAGCTGCGCCCTGATTCTCTGCTGCCATTAAGCAGCAGTAACGTGACTTCGTTTTCTTCCTGTACCACCTCTTTAGGTTATGCAGGTCGTTAGGGAACAGATCACACGGGCTCTCCCCTCTAAACCAAACTCCTTGGACCAGTTCAAGAGCAAACTGCGCAGCCTGAGCTATTCTGAGATTCTGCGGCTACGCCAGTCGGAGAGAATGAGCCAAGATGACTTCCAGTCTCCACCTATTGTGTATGTGCCTAACAAAAACAATTGCCTTCTATCCTTGCCATTATCTCCATTTTCTGCTTATTCTTTAATATTTGACTGCCAGGGAGCTGAGAGAGAAAATCCAGCCTGAGATCTTGGAGCTGATAAAGCAACAGCGCCTGAACAGGCTTTGTGAGGGAAGTAGCTTTAGAAAAATTGGAAATCGCAGAAGACAAGGTGAGGTGACAGTGTCtactgtattttttcatgtgaagAACTGTAGCAAATAAGATCTAATTAATTAATCTGTCAGCACGAATGTtgccagaaagaaaagctggttACTTGGGCTGTCCATGTCAGCCAGTAGTTTGGGATGGCACAGATGTGTATTTCTAAGAATACAGCCAACCCCTCACAAATAAGAAGCTGTGCTGAGGAACTGGGCCAGCAGGTGGATTGGGTGGAGAGGCTGTAATGTAGTGGCTGTGAGATCTTATGTGAATGATCTTGCTCAGCTTACTGTACTTGGTGTGTGTTCCAGAAAGATTCTGGTATTGTCGCCTGGCTCTGAATCACAAGGTGCTACACTATGGAGATCTGGAAGATAATGCCCAGGGGGAAGTGACCTTTGAATCTCTACAAGAAAAAAGTGAGTCCTGATTACAGGCTGTGCActcttctgtgctctgctgtctAGAGGCTGAGTATAATCCTAGATAAAGATGAAAGAGCTATGGCCAAAGCCCTGACTGAGGGGATACCAACTTCTGGTCATTGCCCAAATTCTTCCATTCTTGGAATTGcttggtatttcttttttaatagccagctgcagggatgtgttACTGATAATGTGTTTTGGAAAACTGCACTAAGGAGCTAAAAAACCAAAGTGTTCTGTTGCAAAGACAAGacaaatttctgtcttttcctggtTAGGATTGCTTGTTTGGGAGTTTCACTTTTTCACTGTTAGTTCCAGTTGCAGACATCAAAGCCATTGTCACAGGGAAGGATTGTCCACATATGAAGGAGAAAAGTGCACTGAAACAGAATAAGGTAAGTGCTCCCTTTTTGCTGTCATTAGTATCTAATGCTGCAGTGTTTAAGACTGAAAGCAAGCAACAGGAGTGAATGATCTCCGCTGCAGGTGTGTTGTGTACAAACCCCATGTCCTGTCTGGGCCCTTTCCTAGTATTGCTTTGTGACTGCAAGGAGCTTGTGAGCATGGTGTGATTGTGCTGTAGTCTCTTCAGAATTGCTCAGAATACCAATATGGGAAAgtgagctgagctgcagcaaggCAGCTCTCTCAGGGAGGCAGGCAGAAGGTGCTGCCATGTTTTGTTGAGTTGGTGAATGAAAGATTCTTTTCCATTTAGGAAGTGTTAGAATTGGCCTTCTCCATATTATATGATCCCGATGAGACCTTGAACTTCATTGCACCTAATAAATATGAGGTAAGGAACATAGTGGTTAAGCAGTAGAATATATAGGAATTAACTTCAGAGATTAAGGATTGGTTGCTTCTCATTAGAGACTCAAGCAGGATGTCTCTCACCAGGTTCATTCTTAGCATATGTTGGTGATGCTTAGTATgaaccatctttttttttttcccctcagttatctttttcatttaaaaagaaaaaaaaatcccacactaATTTCCCCTAGTCTGGACTgctacattttttcttcctatgaTGCCTGGAAAAGGtttacttttttcatttgttatgCCACAGTGGAAACTCCTGTCCCTCTACTAGAGCCATGGGTTCACGCTTTCCTCTAGGCTTGTAACTTCTGTTGGAAATCTCTGTGGGCGCTGTTTTGGGGTTAaggctgggattttttccctaCATATTAACTCCCTCCAGTGTTTCCTGTCATGAAGTTCTCTGATTTTTGCATGGATGGAAAAGATTCAACATAAGGTATCACTTATGCCTGGAGCCGTGAATTACCCCTTCTTTTCCACAGTACTGTATCTGGATTGATGGGCTTAATGCTCTCTTGGGGAAGGACATGTCCAGTGAGCTGACCAAGAGTGACCTGGACACGCTGCTGAGCATGGAAATGAAGCTGAGGCTCCTGGACTTGGAGAACATCCAGATCCCCGAAGCGCCGCCGCCGATCCCCAAGGAGCCGAGCAGCTACGACTTCGTGTACCACTACGGCTGAGcgccccgcgctgccgccgGCGCCTGCACCGAGCCCGCTCGGGCCGTgcggccggggccgccgcctGCTGCCGTGCCGCGGGCCCGGGCCGGGGGCCCCGGCGCCGCCCGCCTTTTGTATCGGTTCCAATAATAACCAGTAGCGCtcctcgccgccgccgcctccgcctcTTTCCGCCCTGCGCGGAGCGTCACCGCTGCGCGCCCGCCCCGCTCAGGCACCGTCGCTCGttcccccgccccgccgggcgaCGTCATCGGCGGCCCCGCTTCCCCCGCCGCCACGGCCCGCTCAGCATCGCGGCccccccgccctgccctgctgtgtcgtgccccgccgccgcggcccccTCACCGGCATCTCCCCGTGCCCCCATCCTCggtccctcctgctcctccctccccgGCGCGGTGCCGGGCGCatggcggcgggggcgggcggcgcggcccTGGGGCGGGCGGCGCTGGCGGCGCCGCTGGTGCTGCTCTACTACGGCTTCTCCATCGGCATCACCTTCTACAACAAGTGGCTCATGAAGGTGCGGGGtggcggggcggtgcggggtggcggcggcgggagggcgGCGGCGGTGACAGCGGCTGTCGGTCCCGCAGAGCTTCCCGTTCCCGCTGCTGGTTACGCTGCTGCACCTGCTGCTCATCTTCGCTCTCGCGGCGCTCGCCCGCGCCCTGGCGCGCTGCCGCTCCGGGCGGCCGCGGGCAGCGCTGTCCTGGGCCGACTGCCTCCGCCGGGCCGCCCCCGCAGGTACGGCCGGGACCGGGAGGAgacggggccggggcggcgAAGCGGGAGCGGGCCATAAACTTGGGGCACAACGATATAAGAAGGACATTAAGCTGTTGGAGAGCATCCAGAGGAGAGCCACGAGGATGGTGATGAGAGTGGAGGGGAAGCCTTATGAGGAGCGGCTAAGGTCGCTTGGTGTGTTCAGTATGGAGAAGTGGAGACTGACGGGAGACCTCTTTGTGGTCTTCAGCATCCTtatgaggggaagcagaggggcaggcactgatctcttcactctcgtGACCAGTGAAAGGACCCAAGTAAACATACGAAGCTGAATCagaggagaggtttaggttggatgttaggaaaaggttttcacCCAGAAGGTagttgagcactggaacaggctccccagggcagtggtcacagcactaAGGCTGACTGAgttcaagaagtatttggacaatgctctcaggcacagtgTGGGATTCTtgaggtgtcctgtgcagggccaggagttggacccaatgatcctgatgggtccaTTCCAACACAGcatgttctatgattctgtgaggTTGCTCGGATGGTGCCCATGGCACTCTGGCCGCTTCCAGAGCCATTTGTCTGCCTGAGGTGCTCAGAGCCAGTTCCCTGGGACGGGGTGAGCCGTGGGATGCAGCTCTCACTCCTGCCCCTGTGTTTCCCTACCAGGTGCAGGGCAGGTGTAGATGCAACTTAAAGATTCAGCCTGAGACCTACTACCTTCATTGCTCATTACAAAGATGTGTGAGAATAGGGGGAGGCCACACAGAATGTGTCTTTCTGAAGGAGCCACTGGCACATGAGAACAAACAATGAGAACCTTCTTCAGTACCGTGATAAGTTGTCTCTGCAAGTAGCATTTTCTTTCTAACACTGGTATCAAGCCATGCTTACGTTTATGTTAACTCAGCATCTTTCTCAGGTTGGAGCCTGGTAGAGAATTCCTCATTCATGGCACACAGAACTGTACCTGAGGCCAAGAAGTGAAGCTCCTACTTGGAGCATGGAACTGTAACTACTTTTGCAGTTCTTTGGCTGTGTGTTGTATTGGCTCCCACAGAACAGCATCTGGTCTATGATCTCTGGCAAGGTTTGCAATACCTCATACAACATGCCCCATGGTTTCTTGAAAAATGCTTCCTCCACATCTGCGGTAATTTCACCTTTCAGCATAGCCTGCCCTTGGATCAGTAACACTGTTTCCTGTGGTAGGAAACTTATCTAGAAGGGAGAACAGACTGTACCGAAAGCTGCATCAGGATTAGGGCTGTGTGCAGATAATTGTTGCTTCTTCAGGTTTCTTGCAGTGGCCCTCGGACTTACCATGCTCTGATACATTCAAGAAAGATTTTATGCAAAACTGCAATCACTTTCAGTCACCAGGAGGGCAAGAGttatttctggcttttttgTAATGCATGTTGAGTGAGAGCAATGCTGAGCCAAACTTGACTCACAGGGAACAGGACAGAAACATAAAGAGCTAAGAGTATGAGTTATGTTGATTCTAAAGAGTTAACTTgaggaaagctttttttttccccctggttctgctctgctctctaTGTTCATGGCCATGAAGCAGGGTTTTGTGGTGGGCTTGTTTAATGTCATGGAAGACAGTTAACTTCAGGACTTTTTCATTGATTCTTTAGCTCTGTCAACTTCCTTGGATATTGGGCTGAGTAACTGGAGCTTCCTGTACGTCACTGTCTCCCTGTGAGTACAAACACCACGTTCCCTGGGAGCCTCTGGTGGGGTTTGGAGAGTGCTTTGCCAGGGTCTGTTTCTTGAATAGGTGTTTGATGGATGGAGTCAGCATGCAGGGTCTGTGATAGTTTGCTCATAGCAATGTAGAAATGGGTGATCTGATTCCTAATAATACTTTGATGGGAAGAGCTACACTGAAGGAGTCTGACAGTGTATTTTGGTCCTTACAGCTACACGATGACCAAATCCTCTGCCATTCTCTTCATCCTGCTTTTTTCACTGCTCTTCAAGCTGGAGGAAATGGTAAGGGTCCCACACAATGCTTTAGGGAGGGAGG belongs to Corvus moneduloides isolate bCorMon1 chromosome 17, bCorMon1.pri, whole genome shotgun sequence and includes:
- the ELMO2 gene encoding engulfment and cell motility protein 2 isoform X1, whose product is MPPPSDIVKVAVEWPGANAQLLEIDQKRPLASIIKEVCDGWSLPNPEYYTLRYADGPQLYITEQTRCDIKNGTILQLAVSPSRAARQLMERIQSHSMEARLDAMKELAKLSADVTFATEFINMEGITVLTRLVESGTKLLSHYSEMLAFTLTAFLELMDHGIVSWDMVSITFIKQIAGYVSQPMVDVSILQRSLAILESMVLNSQTLYQKIAEEITVGQLISHLQVSNQEIQTYAIALINALFLKAPEDKRQDKLLNPLDLPITEMANAFAQKHLRSIILNHVIRGNRPIKTEMAHQLYVLQVLTFNLLEERMMTKMDPNDQAQRDIIFELRRIAFDAESDSNTVPGGGTEKRKAMYTKDYKMLGFTNHINPAMDFTQTPPGMLALDNMLYLAKFHQDTYIRIVLENSSREDKHECPFGRSAIELTRMLCEILQVGELPNEGRNDYHPMFFTHDRAFEELFAICIQLLNKTWKEMRATAEDFNKVMQVVREQITRALPSKPNSLDQFKSKLRSLSYSEILRLRQSERMSQDDFQSPPIVELREKIQPEILELIKQQRLNRLCEGSSFRKIGNRRRQERFWYCRLALNHKVLHYGDLEDNAQGEVTFESLQEKIPVADIKAIVTGKDCPHMKEKSALKQNKEVLELAFSILYDPDETLNFIAPNKYEYCIWIDGLNALLGKDMSSELTKSDLDTLLSMEMKLRLLDLENIQIPEAPPPIPKEPSSYDFVYHYG
- the ELMO2 gene encoding engulfment and cell motility protein 2 isoform X2 gives rise to the protein MPPPSDIVKVAVEWPGANAQLLEIDQKRPLASIIKEVCDGWSLPNPEYYTLRYADGPQLYITEQTRCDIKNGTILQLAVSPSRAARQLMERIQSHSMEARLDAMKELAKLSADVTFATEFINMEGITVLTRLVESGTKLLSHYSEMLAFTLTAFLELMDHGIVSWDMVSITFIKQIAGYVSQPMVDVSILQRSLAILESMVLNSQTLYQKIAEEITVGQLISHLQVSNQEIQTYAIALINALFLKAPEDKRQDKLLNPLDLPITEMANAFAQKHLRSIILNHVIRGNRPIKTEMAHQLYVLQVLTFNLLEERMMTKMDPNDQAQRDIIFELRRIAFDAESDSNTVPGGGTEKRKAMYTKDYKMLGFTNHINPAMDFTQTPPGMLALDNMLYLAKFHQDTYIRIVLENSSREDKHECPFGRSAIELTRMLCEILQVGELPNEGRNDYHPMFFTHDRAFEELFAICIQLLNKTWKEMRATAEDFNKVMQVVREQITRALPSKPNSLDQFKSKLRSLSYSEILRLRQSERMSQDDFQSPPIVELREKIQPEILELIKQQRLNRLCEGSSFRKIGNRRRQERFWYCRLALNHKVLHYGDLEDNAQGEVTFESLQEKIADIKAIVTGKDCPHMKEKSALKQNKEVLELAFSILYDPDETLNFIAPNKYEYCIWIDGLNALLGKDMSSELTKSDLDTLLSMEMKLRLLDLENIQIPEAPPPIPKEPSSYDFVYHYG
- the ELMO2 gene encoding engulfment and cell motility protein 2 isoform X3 codes for the protein MPPPSDIVKVAVEWPGANAQLLEIDQKRPLASIIKEVCDGWSLPNPEYYTLRYADGPQLYITEQTRCDIKNGTILQLAVSPSRAARQLMERIQSHSMEARLDAMKELAKLSADVTFATEFINMEGITVLTRLVESGTKLLSHYSEMLAFTLTAFLELMDHGIVSWDMVSITFIKQIAGYVSQPMVDVSILQRSLAILESMVLNSQTLYQKIAEEITVGQLISHLQVSNQEIQTYAIALINALFLKAPEDKRQEMANAFAQKHLRSIILNHVIRGNRPIKTEMAHQLYVLQVLTFNLLEERMMTKMDPNDQAQRDIIFELRRIAFDAESDSNTVPGGGTEKRKAMYTKDYKMLGFTNHINPAMDFTQTPPGMLALDNMLYLAKFHQDTYIRIVLENSSREDKHECPFGRSAIELTRMLCEILQVGELPNEGRNDYHPMFFTHDRAFEELFAICIQLLNKTWKEMRATAEDFNKVMQVVREQITRALPSKPNSLDQFKSKLRSLSYSEILRLRQSERMSQDDFQSPPIVELREKIQPEILELIKQQRLNRLCEGSSFRKIGNRRRQERFWYCRLALNHKVLHYGDLEDNAQGEVTFESLQEKIPVADIKAIVTGKDCPHMKEKSALKQNKEVLELAFSILYDPDETLNFIAPNKYEYCIWIDGLNALLGKDMSSELTKSDLDTLLSMEMKLRLLDLENIQIPEAPPPIPKEPSSYDFVYHYG